One genomic segment of Saccopteryx leptura isolate mSacLep1 unplaced genomic scaffold, mSacLep1_pri_phased_curated manual_scaffold_21, whole genome shotgun sequence includes these proteins:
- the LOC136386931 gene encoding LOW QUALITY PROTEIN: testis-specific Y-encoded protein 2-like (The sequence of the model RefSeq protein was modified relative to this genomic sequence to represent the inferred CDS: substituted 1 base at 1 genomic stop codon), protein MQIQNHPQISAIISEQDEDLLSYLTDLEVEEVSDCCKIMLFFCRNTYFCNNVIVKEYLINISRYKALHTTSVEWKEHYAXEICFLRHHNSSLNFFHWFLDHNLAGSGWIAEATSEGGSSAEAFQEGHVEDPRTG, encoded by the exons atgcagattcagaACCACCCCCAGATATCAGCCATCATCAGTGAACAAGATGAAGACCTGCTGAGCTACTTGACTGACTTGGAG GTGGAGGAAGTCAGTGACTGCTGCAAGATTATGCTGTTCTTTTGCAGGAACACTTACTTCTGCAATAACGTGATTGTGAAGGAGTACCTCATTAACATTAGCA GATACAAGGCCCTGCACACCACATCCGTGGAGTGGAAAGAGCATTATGCATGAGAGATCTGCTTCCTCAGGCACCACAACAGCAGTCTTAACTTCTTCCACTGGTTTTTAGACCACAACTTGGCAGGATCTGGCTGGATTGCTGAG GCAACGAGTGAAGGCGGCAGCAGTGCTGAAGCATTCCAAGAAGGGCATGTCGAAGATCCCAGAACaggatga